From one Leptospira kanakyensis genomic stretch:
- a CDS encoding adenylate/guanylate cyclase domain-containing protein, whose product MDLEKEEIVRVLVLEPQKKSYDTISQLLVEWFGDYIELVWRSVFENGAEEIKKAEYDLLITEIQFPELEDSSESVLETIMDLAGPSELPVVVFTKAEGKQLPIHAFQLGINEYFSKRRLKKNVLEHRFRNLFREVYRKKVVSIQMDDSLKRFQDLYGMNQSEIQDLNTMVKKFKKELEKEYEEKLNLETEKKKMQNVFGMYVDPIIVESLMNNTLSLDQKGKEQEVSVLFSDIRGYTTLSEKMKPEQVISFLNEYFTAMTEVILGYGGMIDKYIGDSIMCLFGAPVFQEDHRQNALDCAVEMVQVFELWQPKWQQIYGFTPEIGIGLASGKAIVGNVGSFQKLSYTAVGDTVNMASRLESIAKPMHVYVSEGLYNFLPEDYANKYRYEELEPVKIKGKEGLHRILSVKPLA is encoded by the coding sequence GTGGATTTAGAAAAAGAAGAAATCGTTCGTGTCCTGGTCTTAGAACCGCAAAAAAAATCTTATGATACCATTTCCCAACTACTTGTGGAGTGGTTCGGTGATTATATCGAACTCGTTTGGCGTTCGGTTTTTGAAAACGGTGCTGAGGAAATCAAAAAAGCAGAGTACGATTTACTCATAACAGAAATCCAATTCCCCGAACTAGAGGATTCCTCTGAATCTGTTTTGGAAACCATTATGGATTTAGCGGGACCATCAGAACTTCCGGTGGTTGTGTTTACGAAAGCTGAAGGAAAACAATTACCAATACATGCCTTCCAACTTGGAATTAACGAATACTTCAGCAAACGACGGTTAAAGAAGAATGTTTTGGAACATCGATTTAGAAATTTGTTCCGAGAAGTTTACCGCAAAAAAGTAGTTTCCATCCAAATGGATGATAGTTTGAAACGATTCCAAGATTTGTATGGGATGAACCAATCGGAAATTCAAGATTTGAACACGATGGTTAAAAAATTCAAAAAGGAATTGGAAAAAGAATACGAAGAAAAATTGAATTTAGAAACCGAAAAAAAGAAAATGCAAAATGTTTTCGGTATGTATGTTGATCCCATCATTGTTGAAAGTTTAATGAATAACACTCTTTCGTTGGATCAAAAAGGAAAAGAACAAGAAGTATCTGTATTATTTTCGGATATTCGTGGTTATACGACTCTTTCTGAAAAAATGAAACCAGAACAAGTCATCTCTTTTTTAAATGAATATTTTACTGCGATGACAGAAGTCATTTTGGGATACGGTGGTATGATCGATAAATATATTGGTGACTCCATCATGTGTTTGTTTGGTGCGCCTGTTTTTCAGGAAGATCATAGGCAGAATGCTTTGGATTGTGCCGTGGAAATGGTGCAAGTGTTTGAACTTTGGCAACCCAAATGGCAACAGATTTATGGATTCACTCCGGAGATAGGAATTGGTTTGGCCTCAGGAAAAGCAATTGTTGGAAACGTTGGTTCCTTTCAAAAACTTTCTTATACGGCAGTGGGGGATACTGTAAATATGGCCAGTCGGTTGGAATCCATTGCCAAACCGATGCATGTTTATGTTTCAGAAGGTTTATACAATTTCCTTCCAGAAGATTATGCGAATAAATACCGTTATGAAGAATTGGAACCTGTAAAAATTAAAGGGAAAGAAGGGTTACACAGAATTCTCAGCGTCAAACCCCTCGCGTAA
- a CDS encoding hydrogenase-4 subunit G produces the protein MNFLYELKSFIFPKNVLNFNTASPVHPTSRGIPVPTVKLKEGSKSLSVSAEVCPTKAIQIVSETEVRFDYGKCLQCGLCTECSDGKLRNSGFIYTFALSRDELKVTYISGRMEKVSDLPFPLTANQLKFRELTKKRGFLYREVAAAGNNTVESELNASFNSVFDSEREGVRCVASPKHADAIVFSGPVGKNMVAPLETAWEVIAEPKALIACGTEAVSGGLFPMGKRPAEPDLYISGDPPRPDVILQGFRLLMGRFSFRFQEALHKILENE, from the coding sequence ATGAATTTTTTATATGAACTAAAAAGTTTTATTTTTCCGAAAAATGTATTAAATTTTAATACAGCTTCCCCCGTGCATCCAACAAGTCGCGGGATTCCGGTTCCTACGGTAAAGTTGAAGGAGGGAAGTAAATCCTTGTCGGTTTCTGCAGAAGTCTGTCCTACAAAAGCAATTCAAATAGTTTCGGAAACAGAAGTTCGGTTTGATTATGGCAAATGTTTGCAATGTGGACTTTGTACAGAGTGTTCGGATGGAAAACTTAGGAACTCGGGTTTTATTTATACCTTTGCCTTAAGTCGTGATGAATTGAAAGTCACTTACATTTCTGGGCGAATGGAAAAAGTAAGTGACTTACCTTTTCCACTGACTGCAAACCAATTGAAGTTCCGGGAATTAACCAAAAAAAGAGGATTCCTTTACCGAGAGGTAGCTGCTGCAGGAAACAATACTGTGGAATCGGAACTGAATGCTTCTTTTAATTCGGTTTTTGATTCGGAAAGAGAAGGGGTTCGTTGTGTCGCAAGCCCCAAACACGCCGATGCTATCGTTTTTTCGGGGCCGGTAGGAAAGAATATGGTGGCTCCACTGGAAACCGCTTGGGAGGTAATTGCAGAACCAAAAGCACTGATTGCCTGTGGGACGGAAGCGGTGAGCGGGGGACTATTCCCCATGGGGAAAAGACCCGCGGAACCAGATCTTTATATTTCAGGAGATCCCCCAAGGCCAGACGTGATTTTACAAGGATTTCGACTTTTAATGGGAAGATTTTCCTTCCGGTTTCAAGAGGCGCTTCACAAAATTTTAGAGAATGAATAA
- a CDS encoding hydrogenase-4 subunit E, which yields MEKITGVTNFDGVYHQFVIRDQKMIREEVKSKKSNIDFLLDPQYPVWLVRHAFGQDMGLEDYSELKEEDYLSDNRGKTLSLHQKTGVVRDLSYHGLHVPFHEGNYSHAVGPIHAGIIEPGHFRFVVEGEVIRHLTIRLGFQHRAIREKMFGKSVLDVMPLSETISGDTSVGYAVAFSKIYEEMYGIPISKDVTLFRFFLIELERIAVHIGDLGGISEDIGYYPLYGVCVTDRGAALGLMETWTGNRFGKAAIRPGRVRVNGRISAKQAKEAFFNLKKVYFKRIRPQILRALSVSTLKERMQGCGFISELDVEKHGFSGMIARMAGVGDDLRINNPDYPGWVPLPIKEEHHHYNGDVWARMYIRYAEIEQSLKWIESHLDYLDFKSLWSENDSATKPSQWKEWKPKAGIYTASVEAWRGPVLVSLDIDTNGFVKNSYIRDPSVLNWHALELAVRGEQIGDFPLNNKSFNLSYVGFDL from the coding sequence ATGGAAAAGATAACAGGCGTTACTAATTTTGATGGTGTTTATCACCAGTTTGTCATCCGCGATCAAAAAATGATTCGGGAAGAAGTAAAATCTAAAAAAAGTAATATTGATTTTTTGTTAGATCCACAGTATCCTGTTTGGCTTGTTCGTCATGCGTTTGGACAGGATATGGGTCTTGAAGATTACTCTGAGTTAAAAGAAGAAGATTATTTATCTGACAACAGAGGAAAAACTCTCTCACTCCATCAAAAAACAGGTGTTGTGAGGGATCTGAGTTATCATGGGCTACATGTTCCTTTTCATGAAGGAAATTATTCTCATGCAGTTGGCCCGATCCATGCGGGAATCATTGAACCTGGACATTTTCGGTTTGTGGTGGAAGGAGAGGTCATTCGTCATCTAACCATTCGATTGGGTTTCCAACACAGGGCCATCCGAGAAAAAATGTTTGGTAAGTCAGTGTTGGATGTAATGCCACTTTCTGAAACTATTTCTGGTGATACTAGTGTTGGTTATGCGGTTGCCTTTAGCAAAATCTACGAAGAAATGTATGGAATACCCATCTCAAAAGATGTTACCTTATTTCGATTCTTTTTGATTGAATTGGAACGAATTGCAGTTCATATCGGTGACTTAGGTGGTATTTCGGAGGACATAGGTTACTATCCGTTGTATGGTGTCTGTGTCACTGATAGAGGGGCCGCCCTTGGTCTTATGGAAACATGGACTGGAAATCGATTTGGCAAAGCTGCCATTCGTCCAGGAAGAGTTCGTGTTAATGGGCGTATCTCCGCCAAACAAGCAAAAGAAGCTTTTTTCAATTTAAAAAAAGTTTATTTCAAACGAATTCGTCCCCAAATTTTACGAGCTCTTTCCGTTTCTACCTTAAAAGAAAGAATGCAAGGTTGTGGTTTTATTTCTGAGTTGGATGTAGAAAAACATGGATTTTCCGGTATGATTGCTCGGATGGCGGGTGTAGGTGATGATTTAAGAATTAATAATCCTGATTATCCAGGTTGGGTTCCCTTACCTATAAAGGAAGAACATCACCATTATAATGGAGATGTCTGGGCACGTATGTACATTCGTTATGCGGAAATTGAACAATCCTTAAAATGGATAGAATCACATTTGGATTACTTGGATTTTAAATCTTTATGGTCAGAAAATGATTCTGCTACCAAACCTAGTCAGTGGAAAGAATGGAAACCGAAAGCGGGAATTTATACAGCAAGTGTCGAAGCATGGCGAGGTCCTGTGCTTGTTTCCTTAGATATTGATACAAATGGATTTGTAAAAAATTCCTATATCCGTGATCCGTCCGTTTTAAATTGGCATGCTTTGGAACTTGCTGTTCGCGGAGAACAAATCGGAGATTTTCCTTTGAATAACAAATCGTTTAATCTTAGTTATGTTGGGTTTGACTTATGA
- a CDS encoding proton-conducting transporter membrane subunit yields the protein MMKELFYLSGILAFLVIFFVSIFAPTKGQTRIWLWSLLKIGFFVSLFYSWFTDNIVLKWILIEASTLFGALLISSSGTERSFHVGWKFLLINSYALGLAFLGIVILLFASTPLENLDFESLKQGLVGQSGLLIETGILLTVYGYSGKLGLVPNHFWVGDTYAESPSQISSLIASFVPVSVVLAIRPLVQLEREINPHVINAANGILFIGILTILYSTLILFSREDIRRISAKVALFHTGMLTLFLWLDVSDDMFYFLLSTTVLVKLLVFLSMGILRMDAGKRNISQILETSSLSHKALYMYLLALLVAFVFPLSPVFVLDLKVIEIAIKQKMFFLFLFPIVGAVFFFIALNKVLPLVRLPNRNFESSVYEILQTRLVFFWFSFLFTVCVGTYGLTYLLAEYIWKR from the coding sequence ATGATGAAGGAATTATTTTATCTTTCTGGCATACTCGCTTTTTTAGTGATCTTTTTTGTTTCGATTTTTGCACCAACTAAGGGACAAACAAGAATCTGGCTTTGGAGTCTTTTGAAAATTGGATTCTTTGTTTCTTTGTTCTATTCTTGGTTTACCGACAACATTGTTCTCAAATGGATTTTGATTGAAGCCTCAACGTTATTCGGTGCTTTGCTAATTTCTTCAAGTGGAACAGAACGATCGTTTCATGTAGGTTGGAAATTTTTACTCATCAATTCTTATGCACTTGGTTTGGCATTTTTAGGAATTGTGATCCTACTTTTTGCATCAACTCCTTTAGAAAATTTAGATTTTGAATCCTTGAAACAAGGGTTAGTGGGTCAAAGTGGACTTTTGATTGAAACTGGGATTTTACTGACTGTTTATGGATACAGTGGAAAATTGGGGCTTGTGCCAAACCATTTTTGGGTAGGGGATACGTATGCAGAAAGTCCAAGCCAAATATCATCCCTCATCGCCTCTTTTGTGCCAGTGAGTGTGGTTCTTGCCATTCGGCCACTGGTTCAGTTAGAAAGAGAAATTAATCCCCACGTGATCAATGCAGCAAATGGAATTCTTTTTATTGGAATTTTAACTATCCTATATTCTACGTTGATTTTGTTTTCCCGTGAAGATATTCGTAGGATTTCAGCAAAAGTAGCTCTTTTCCATACAGGGATGTTAACTTTGTTCTTATGGTTAGATGTATCGGATGATATGTTTTATTTTTTATTATCAACAACAGTTCTCGTAAAACTTTTGGTTTTTCTATCTATGGGAATTTTGCGGATGGATGCTGGTAAAAGAAATATTTCTCAAATTTTAGAAACATCTTCTCTCAGTCACAAAGCATTGTATATGTATTTACTTGCCTTACTGGTTGCGTTTGTTTTTCCTTTATCTCCAGTTTTTGTTTTGGATTTAAAAGTCATTGAGATCGCCATCAAACAAAAGATGTTCTTTTTGTTTCTATTTCCTATTGTGGGTGCTGTTTTTTTCTTTATAGCCTTAAACAAAGTTTTGCCTCTTGTTCGGTTGCCGAATCGCAATTTTGAATCTAGTGTTTATGAGATATTACAAACTCGGTTGGTATTCTTTTGGTTTAGTTTTTTATTCACCGTATGTGTTGGTACTTACGGTTTAACCTATTTATTGGCAGAATATATATGGAAAAGATAA
- a CDS encoding formate hydrogenase → MAYDFIYLLLLLTGVVVLVENRLSRIIFFLSAQGFLLIFPVLQTHEEDWKHAISLIVMVVLFKGILTPWVLNWTANKSKMNESTAPRFGYLATLLFMVLGLVLAVKITEGVSILSIPVHKIGLIYVILLVYVGILCFVVRRNWLALIAGFCVFENGIFVLTMVLDKGLPVGLEFGSFLDAILVIVSGGILQLSPHMHTKERKL, encoded by the coding sequence ATGGCATACGATTTTATCTATTTATTGTTACTACTTACCGGCGTGGTTGTGTTAGTTGAGAACCGTTTGAGTCGGATTATATTCTTCTTAAGTGCACAAGGTTTTTTATTAATATTTCCTGTGTTACAAACTCATGAAGAAGATTGGAAACACGCGATTTCATTAATTGTAATGGTGGTATTGTTTAAAGGGATTCTCACTCCTTGGGTTCTTAACTGGACAGCAAATAAATCCAAAATGAACGAAAGTACGGCACCAAGATTTGGATACTTGGCAACATTACTTTTTATGGTTCTCGGCCTTGTCCTCGCTGTAAAAATTACGGAAGGAGTTTCGATTCTTTCGATCCCAGTTCATAAGATTGGACTAATTTACGTAATCTTGCTTGTCTATGTCGGAATTCTTTGTTTTGTTGTTCGGCGAAACTGGCTTGCTCTTATCGCAGGATTTTGTGTTTTTGAAAACGGAATTTTTGTTCTTACCATGGTTTTAGATAAAGGTCTTCCTGTTGGGCTAGAGTTTGGTTCCTTTTTGGATGCAATTCTTGTCATTGTTTCGGGAGGAATTTTGCAGCTCTCTCCTCATATGCATACTAAGGAGAGAAAACTATGA
- a CDS encoding NADH-quinone oxidoreductase subunit H produces the protein MEKIFYYIYLIILLLTLPFLLTGIIRKVRAYAQGRRGPKLMQFFWEVDKSLRKTPISHTNLSDFTHLAPRVALFSALMIWTIVLFEWAPFILIPFFLALYRFAYVSFAMEGASSFGGMASGREILLSVMAEPTFILMILAAQSHIEISVSLQGAFIGLLFLSLSFIAILAELAKPPFDDPRTHLELTMVHEAMILEASGKQLGIFDLASSIKLSTLLVFLVKLALEHSKLFKTEVLDIYAREFLIAPMVILLAIILGFWESNSVRRKWTWIPEFMGLTFIAILILGTLVKLS, from the coding sequence ATGGAAAAAATTTTTTATTATATTTATTTGATTATTTTGCTCCTAACACTTCCTTTTCTACTAACTGGGATTATACGAAAAGTTAGGGCTTATGCTCAAGGAAGGCGTGGTCCAAAGTTGATGCAGTTTTTTTGGGAAGTGGATAAATCGTTAAGAAAAACTCCTATTTCTCATACAAATTTATCTGATTTTACTCATTTAGCTCCGCGAGTGGCCCTTTTTTCTGCACTGATGATTTGGACTATCGTTCTTTTCGAATGGGCTCCTTTCATTTTGATTCCTTTTTTTCTTGCACTGTATCGGTTTGCTTATGTGAGTTTTGCGATGGAAGGAGCTTCCTCTTTCGGAGGTATGGCCTCAGGCCGAGAGATTTTACTTTCTGTAATGGCGGAACCGACATTTATTTTGATGATACTGGCTGCGCAGTCTCATATCGAGATTTCAGTCAGCCTTCAAGGAGCCTTCATCGGATTACTTTTCCTTTCATTGTCTTTTATCGCTATATTAGCTGAGCTCGCAAAACCTCCGTTTGATGATCCCAGAACTCATTTAGAATTAACTATGGTTCACGAAGCAATGATTTTGGAAGCCTCTGGAAAACAGTTGGGTATTTTTGATTTGGCAAGTTCCATCAAACTTTCGACTTTGTTGGTTTTTTTGGTTAAGTTAGCTTTGGAACATTCAAAATTATTTAAAACTGAGGTTTTGGATATTTATGCTAGAGAGTTTTTAATTGCACCGATGGTGATCTTACTTGCGATCATTCTTGGGTTTTGGGAATCAAATAGTGTGAGAAGGAAATGGACATGGATTCCTGAGTTTATGGGACTTACCTTTATTGCAATTTTGATATTGGGAACTTTGGTTAAGCTGTCTTAA
- a CDS encoding proton-conducting transporter membrane subunit: protein MLEDERNSIFRSILVGISALLPLCIFLSSNYDVLSVDFPILVGLVIQAYIGFSSFMLVQSYEPKEKNKVTIGYIIFWSALGVCYLSGKSLILPIALEVTSFSTILIYSGTEFGKKQIESLGSLLLASGIAALFLSAWVMLPDGDPVGILLLLIGLLIKSGFSGFHLWIPKVNEGGPSHALGSFAGVLEVFPLLLFYRYVLPNQLDPIIYQVLFPLAALGIFFGGITSFFHKDPKISLAYSSVESINFLWLCLIIAGMFQFSVDSELMNLSNSFRILFFLSLFHHCFSKTFQLFSIGMVARLKNSSSSDELKGIGRLLGISPLLVGAGTFSYAVLPGTLGFVSEATYFYLNARILDLPIGRSVFLLPSMIFIFFGIVLGGFAHIKLFMSLFLSTPSKNISIQTFGSKQRTWVIISLFSLALVIFIFPLVLPYFVRLPMLSPFVDEMLGEWFWTVSLVSYITVGTVFVFRMYDLYKSKRNGEEKTKNWDCGGGYSGHELSIPTSVFSEPLRNSLGRYFLNKLGESKVDTFLIKGITYFFRLGTKFVSATNHPKDEDVSKYLAISSMFLIFIFSLLILGDFGGL, encoded by the coding sequence ATGTTAGAAGATGAAAGAAATTCAATCTTCCGATCAATTTTAGTGGGTATTTCTGCACTTTTACCCTTATGTATATTCTTATCTTCTAATTATGATGTTTTGTCTGTTGATTTCCCAATTTTAGTTGGTCTTGTCATTCAGGCTTATATCGGATTTTCTTCTTTTATGTTGGTTCAGTCTTATGAACCCAAGGAAAAAAATAAAGTCACCATTGGTTATATAATTTTTTGGTCAGCTTTAGGTGTTTGTTATTTATCAGGTAAATCTCTCATCCTTCCGATCGCTTTGGAAGTAACTTCATTTTCAACAATTCTAATTTATTCCGGTACTGAATTTGGAAAAAAACAAATCGAAAGTTTAGGATCATTGTTACTAGCTTCTGGAATTGCCGCCTTATTTTTATCCGCCTGGGTTATGTTACCTGATGGTGATCCTGTTGGAATTTTACTTTTGTTGATTGGGCTTTTGATTAAATCGGGGTTTTCTGGATTCCATTTATGGATACCTAAAGTGAATGAAGGTGGCCCATCTCATGCATTAGGATCTTTTGCCGGAGTTTTGGAAGTTTTTCCATTGTTGCTTTTTTATCGTTATGTATTGCCGAACCAACTAGATCCCATCATTTACCAAGTTTTATTTCCACTCGCTGCACTTGGGATATTTTTTGGTGGGATCACCAGTTTCTTTCATAAGGATCCAAAAATATCTTTAGCATATAGTTCCGTCGAATCCATTAACTTTCTGTGGTTGTGTCTCATCATTGCTGGAATGTTTCAGTTTTCGGTTGATTCAGAGCTAATGAATTTAAGTAATTCTTTTAGAATTTTATTTTTCTTAAGTTTGTTTCACCATTGTTTTTCAAAAACCTTTCAACTCTTTTCAATTGGTATGGTTGCGAGATTAAAAAATTCGAGTTCTAGTGATGAATTAAAAGGAATTGGTCGTTTGCTTGGTATTTCTCCTTTGTTAGTTGGAGCAGGAACTTTTAGTTACGCAGTCCTACCTGGCACCTTGGGATTTGTTTCGGAAGCAACATACTTCTATTTGAATGCTCGAATTTTAGATCTACCCATTGGTCGTTCGGTGTTTCTTTTGCCCTCAATGATCTTCATTTTTTTTGGAATTGTTCTTGGAGGATTTGCTCATATCAAACTCTTTATGAGTTTGTTTTTGTCCACACCTAGTAAAAATATTAGTATTCAGACCTTTGGTTCCAAACAAAGAACCTGGGTGATTATTTCTTTGTTTAGTTTAGCTTTGGTGATTTTTATTTTTCCTTTGGTATTACCATATTTTGTTCGATTGCCTATGCTTAGTCCATTCGTTGATGAAATGTTAGGTGAATGGTTTTGGACAGTTTCTTTGGTATCTTATATTACAGTTGGTACTGTATTCGTTTTTCGTATGTATGATCTTTATAAGTCCAAACGAAACGGGGAAGAGAAAACCAAAAATTGGGATTGTGGTGGTGGGTACAGTGGACACGAACTTTCAATCCCCACTTCAGTTTTTTCGGAACCTTTACGAAATTCTCTTGGCAGATATTTTTTAAACAAATTGGGAGAATCAAAGGTAGATACTTTTTTGATTAAGGGAATCACTTATTTCTTTAGATTGGGGACAAAATTTGTATCAGCAACAAATCATCCTAAAGATGAAGATGTTAGTAAATACTTAGCCATTTCTTCTATGTTTCTAATTTTTATCTTTTCTCTTTTGATTTTAGGCGATTTTGGAGGATTATAG
- a CDS encoding ABC transporter ATP-binding protein yields MNTQKKELYSNPVIKMEHVNKTFRQGELTFPILNDISLEIAEKKLVTLMGPSGSGKSTLLNILSAIETADSGKIEVFGNELSEATERELTNYRRKTIGIVFQFFHLFPYLSALDNVALPLHLSGVSKSIAKKKANEALSLVGLAHRKEFTPKEMSGGEKQRVSIARAVAHQPKLILADEPTGNLDSLTSEMIMKLFRTCVKDLNISVFLVTHNEEIGKSGDINLHLLDGQIQTK; encoded by the coding sequence GTGAACACTCAAAAAAAAGAATTATACTCAAATCCTGTCATCAAAATGGAACATGTAAATAAAACCTTCAGGCAAGGTGAACTTACCTTTCCCATTTTGAACGACATTTCTCTTGAAATCGCCGAAAAAAAACTAGTTACCTTAATGGGTCCATCCGGAAGTGGGAAGTCAACTTTACTCAACATTCTCTCCGCAATCGAAACTGCCGATTCAGGCAAAATCGAGGTTTTCGGAAACGAATTGTCCGAGGCTACAGAAAGGGAACTTACAAATTACAGACGAAAAACAATTGGAATTGTCTTCCAGTTTTTTCATTTATTTCCTTATTTATCTGCATTGGATAATGTTGCCCTCCCTCTCCATCTTTCTGGAGTATCAAAATCCATTGCAAAAAAGAAAGCCAACGAAGCCCTTTCGTTAGTTGGACTTGCTCATAGAAAAGAGTTCACTCCCAAGGAAATGTCAGGCGGTGAAAAACAAAGAGTTTCCATTGCCAGGGCTGTCGCGCACCAACCCAAACTTATATTGGCAGATGAACCAACAGGGAACTTGGATTCTCTAACTTCTGAAATGATTATGAAACTTTTCAGAACTTGTGTGAAAGATTTAAATATATCTGTCTTTCTCGTAACACATAACGAAGAAATTGGAAAGTCAGGCGACATTAACCTTCATCTGTTAGATGGCCAAATACAAACAAAATGA